The following proteins are encoded in a genomic region of Glycine soja cultivar W05 chromosome 17, ASM419377v2, whole genome shotgun sequence:
- the LOC114392707 gene encoding uncharacterized protein LOC114392707 yields MNPEGAQANANNQNEVILHLSLDLESLSLLPLFPVAESVQRFNEGLLPQPQMNLHNGPKTVVPLHEFSNVALRSNISPSSSLAKTPQKPSTNLDLSLASGLGMNPNNNLAQGHAVQEQGMRRGTLTNIVHLRTKRRFSDCVFQEFQVGESSKMGEQAALAKRRATRF; encoded by the exons ATGAATCCTGAAG GTGCACAAGCTAATGCAAACAACCAAAACGAAGTGATCCTTCATCTATCTCTTGATCTTGAATCATTGAGTCTCCTTCCTTTATTTCCCGTAGCTGAAAGTGTGCAAAGGTTCAATGAAGGGCTTCTTCCTCAGCCACAAATGAATCTACACAATGGTCCCAAAACTGTTGTTCCTCTTCATGAGTTCTCTAATGTAGCATTGAGATCCAACATTTCTCCTTCAAGTTCCCTTGCTAAAACTCCTCAAAAGCCTTCCACCAATCTTGATTTGTCACTAGCCTCAGGCTTAGGTATGAATCCTAATAACAATCTTGCACAAGGACATGCAGTGCAAGAGCAAGGCATGCGTAGAGGCACTTTAACAAACATTGTGCACCTACGAACCAAGAGACGCTTCAGTGACTGTGTTTTTCAAGAATTTCAAGTGGGTGAAAGTTCAAAGATGGGTGAACAAGCTGCACTGGCTAAACGGCGTGCTACCCGATTCTAA